Within Macaca nemestrina isolate mMacNem1 chromosome X, mMacNem.hap1, whole genome shotgun sequence, the genomic segment CACATCGGTGCCCCgacaaacacaacaaaaagaagcGCCGCTATCCAAGGGGGCTAGGACTAAGGACCAAGGATCTCAGCAAAGCAAACGTAAGAGGAGTGCTCCGCGAGGCTGGCCAGGCGACCCGCTCTGCAGTGGCACTCTCCTACCTTGGGGAACCAAGCCTTCTTGTCCAGGTCCCACTCGTAGGGGGTGTCCGTCGGCTGCTGCCCGAGAGAATCGGTTTCTCCGCCGGCATCGGTCTGGGTGTCACCATCCTTGCCGTCTCCGTACAATTCTTGCATTCGCAACTGCTCATCAAACTCATCGTTCCCATCCAAGTTGCTGCCGCTCATGTTTCCTACTCAGCTCAGGAGAAGGGTTCAGAAGAACTAAGAGGCCGAAATGACGCTGGAGCTGAGCAGAAAAAGGGAGGTCAATCGCGCTCTGCTCGCGCCCCGCCGCCCCCCGGCCCGCCTCCCCGCGGCGCCCCAGCAGTCCCCGGGAAATCGGGGCCGCTCGGCTGCCGCACCGCCCCCTGCTCTGCCCGCCCACCGCGCGCGCGCGCTGATGCTGGGAGCTCGGCCGCGCCGCCGCCCACCTGGCTTGCTCCGCTGGGCCTCGGCACCGCCGCTAGGTCCAGGGCGCCGCGGGAGCGCGCAggcgcgccgccgccgccgccgccgccgccgaccGGGTCTAAGGCGACTGCGGCTCCCTCGGCAACGTCAGGATATTACTTGTAAACTAAGCCCTGCTCAGGCCGACGCAGCCGCCATTGTCGGCGCGTCGCGACGTCGCGGGTCGCGCCGACACGCCCACTGTGGCGTCAAAAGGCGCCGACGCCGGCACGCGGCGCGAGACCCGGGGAGGCGGGGCGCCGGAGAGGGGGGAGCGCTACTGCCGGGCGTCGACGCCCACCGGGTTCGGCCTTGGGGCGGGGCGAGGGCCACTGGGATCCCCTGATGCCTCAAGGGCCTTGAGGTCCGCGGGGTTCCCGGCGAATCGGCCGGCCCGGGAGGGAGACGGAAGGAAGGCGTGGGAATATTCCCTCGCGGAGGTGGCCGGGCGGGTGTCGCGAGGACGCCATCTTGGGGGAGTGGGTGGGGCGGGCAGGACAAATATCTCTGGCTTCGAGAAAACGACGCGCCTCCTTCGCCCAAAGGCCCCTCCCCCGCGCAGGAACCGTGTCTTTTACTTGTTTCTTTCCGACTCCCTGGGATGGACACCGGATATTGTTCTTCTTGGTGACCTAAGCTCCTGGCACCGGCTCTGGTGTCTAATGCGGAATGAgcgaatgaatgaacgaatgagggGTAAAagggccaacttttttttttctggtgtcaGCCTTCTCCTTTATCGGTCTCATACCTTCCTCTGGCTGGAGTTTGACTCCATGGGAAggatgggaggggctgcagtTGCCTGCCTCTTGTACTGCAGGATTCAGTGGCGCTCGAGCTGCGAACTTGAAACTTAGACATAAATGTAAACATCCCAGTGTAAACACCAGCTTTACTGGCCGGCAAACTCCGCTTCTTTGTCATTGTTTTAGAAAGACACAGCATACTTTTGTTCTAAACAGAACTTTGTTTTCAGGAATTACACTCATTGCTGAAAATGAAAAGGTCCATATTTTTAAGTTGGGCAGGTATTTATCCAGCCCCTACTAAGTGCAGGGTTCTGCACGAGGCTCTGGCGACCCAGGAGTCGACAAGACAGGCACAGCTCAGGGGAGACAGAATTAGGATGGTTGGCAAATGACAGATATGAGATGCTGGAggacagcagttctcaaactttttggtcccAGGTCCTCTTTACACGAAAACATTGAAGACCCCAAAAAACGTTTGTGGATTATACTTACCAATATTTCTGCACAAAAATTAAAGCGGCcgttaaaaaatattaattcatttaaaataataaggaaCTCATTAGTGTAACCATAAATATCACAacccaggcttgagggtggggaaAACCTTCCCAGAAGAAATTATTTCACTATTCCAGTGACCTTCACTTCTAAACATAGCAGTTGAGTACTACTTCTAGAAAATCCTGGCTCCCCACGTACCAGCTGTGTGAATCTATGGTTTCAACGATAACAATAGTTTTTAATAGTTTGGGTtagtttttctaaattatatttctttttcatgaagtTCGCGTCCTGGTAGGAACTCGGAGAACTGAATTTGTGTGCATTTTTATGATACAGGTAATGTGAGTTTTATTAGACTTAAactttgctaaatattttttcctggatCCAAAAATAGCATACAGCTGTTTTCAGCAGTGTGTTACTGAGCTCACGTTTCATTCCCGAGTTCACAGCATAGGTGACAATATGTGACACCATCCTACTGCACATGTCATTGAGTGCCGCTCTACTACAACCGTCTTTTGAGCAGGTGACTGAAAGGGTTTCTTATGCTTATGCCCCATGTCACACAGCCATCCTGGCCCAAAGGCTGCCCAGGGCCTGTGTGGTGACCTGGCAGAGTAGCTCTGCGTTCTAGGCTGGATTTGACTAACTGAGCCAGTAAGAGCCTCTCCCAGGGAGTTTGAGTATGGAACATACAGAGATGTAGTCAGAGTagcaaagaaaaaaggagatACTCCCAGGGAAGGTAAAAGGCAGAACAGAGGCCTGCCATGGAGATGTTCCCCACGGAGGAGCAGCTGAAGCAGCGAAGAAGAGTCACTGAGTCACCATATTAGTTAGGCAGTAGAGTTGAGAAGTAAACACGTTGTACTTGTAATGGCATTCTGTTTGGTCGTGAGATCTGACAGTTCTAATTGCACCATGCTGTGGTCTCTTATGAGGCCTGGTTcctattttttctcatttccctgTGTATTCATAGAATAACTCCCTAGTGACTGAGGTAATCTGAAAGCATCTCTGTCTCTGTAACCTgtctttttcaagtttttttttttttcttgcaagttATAGAAACACTTGAGGTAACAAAAAAGGGGGGGTGGGTGGGTTATAAAGATAGGCGTGGCTACTGAAACTCCAGGACTGCCATGTAGATGGGCcacataaagggatgctggaccTAGGAAGAATCTACACAGCTGACTTCTCTTTGAATATGTGCTTCATTCTTCTCTCTGACCTTTATATGGGGTGATCTGTGTTATATTTCTGCCCTAATAGGCCACACCCTTCTTGGTGGATAAATATACATTAACCTATAAAAGCAGAGACTGCACTCCAGATAGGACTCACGTATCTGGCCTAGGAACTCTTACTGAAAAATTACTGAACTATACcaaatcagattttttaaaaaaatggtccCTTCAAGCCCACTCTGTCCAGGAATTTTCCTATCCCCACATCCTGTAATCTCAAGACTTAGTGGAAATAAAAAGACTTCTGTCTTTCTGACAAAAAGATTGATGAATTCCTGACCTAAGTTGACTCAAACTGCAGAAATTCTGCAAACCCAAATTTGCTGTTTTCAGCAGAAATGCCAGTGGTAAGTGTTTTGTAGTGCTTTCACCTCAATGACGAAGACTTACCTGCTGGACATTTTGGTTATGCCTAACTTTTTGACTGTGTTTTCATGCTTTGTGGAGTATTACTCTATTATGGTCCATATTTTAAGTCTTGGGTCAGGGAAGACCCCGAGCAAAATTGAGATGTATACAGACTTTATTTTGCATATGTCCCACCTCTCCCTGCCATTTAGAGTTCTctccaaagaaatgaaatcttCCATAGAAACATTTCTGGAACCACAATAGGCAGTGTGAAAAAAGCTGTGACTATTAGGGACTACTTGTAAGGTTAGCTGTGACAAGGATAATCTGTTGAAAAACAGACCGCCCTCTCAAAAATCAAAGCAAAGCTGTGAATTTTAAGCCAACTACAGCTACAGATGGAAGGAGGCTGATGCCCTACACAGCCATTTAGGGAGTTATATCCCTGACTCACCTAAGGATTgctgagaatgaaaaaaaaaagttatttgagtTCTAGTTTTATGAACTTCCAAAAAGCTCTCTTCACTTTTGTATTCTGGTACTTTTATCAAGTTATATCTGAAAAGTTATTAGAGTTTAGGAGAGTAAAGATGTAATTTTTACTCAGAGTGAGGAAAATAATAAGATTGTTTTAGGGCTCTGTGACTTGAAAGTAACATTTTGGGTTTAAAATGGGTTCCATTATATTCTGTCAGAAATATTGTTTTTAGAATATAAAGTTACAAAGGGTCATTTAAaactttattacatatttatttgtttttccacaCTTATTACAGTGTCCACTTTAAAACAATACTAATACAGTAtcacacaccccccccccactTTAAGTAAACCAATTTTACAGAAAGTTGAAGTCTGATGTTAATACGTATTACCTTTTGGAGCCACATCATTAGCAAAAGTTCACGACTCCACAAGCCATTTAAAGAAAGCTCAACATTACCAAAAGCACACTCAaacattaagtttttttttaatacaaatttacCTATAGTGCCAAACATATGTTTAAACTTGTTCCAAAATTTTTTCTGAAACCACAGATTTAAATCTGACATGTCTATtgacaacagttaaaaaaaaaaacaaacaaaaaaacccaataatTGTTAACAAGCGAATGATGTTAGCAGGTAGGAGCACAGGATAGAAAATCAGAGCTTTCCATCTGATTTCCATGGGCAGAGATTAATTAGACCATACACTTACAGGACTTAGGCACCCATCAGTTTTAATAAAGTCAACCAGGAAAATCATCTGATCACAATTGCACACCCAGGGGTTAGGGATTTCATGTGGTACTTCTGCATGTTTTTAGAAAGAGGGCACTGCTTACCagaaagaaatgaatttctgtaAAGGAAGAATTTCAGACACCGTGGCAGGTTTGCAGATTTTTCAACAGGGGTCCTGAAATGACACCATAAACATGGCCACTTATTCTGCCTATGAATAAGGCAAGTTCTTAATAGTATTTGTGAATGATAACAGCCCAGTTATTAATCAATGGCAGTTGTAAGTGTTGAAACTACATTAAGTCAGTAAGTGTTGACCCAGTAAGGGAAGCAGTGTGCCCCAGATCCTTACACAGTGCTTTGTACTCGCTGACTCcgaaacattttcatttcaactGCACAGATTCAGCTACAATGGAATAGAGATGAATGGAAAAGGGCAGCCATTCtgtgaagtttatttttaagaaaatagcaTAAGAGATGCTTTATCTTTTTTGTGATCCCCTTTTCACATACAAAGTATCTCTAGATTTACACCACACAGTAAATACAAACACAATTTTATGCAAATCACAGTATATGAGGAATTAGAAGCATCACAGATGTGATTACACAACAAATGAGATTTTTAAGTTTCATCTTGTTTATTACATCTTCCTTCCCATTCGACTTCGCTTACTATTCACTGGCATATATAAACTTGTCTTTCTGCACTTAGTGGGGCTTCATTTTATTTAGAAAGCCTGATGACATTACTATTTGTACTTTGAAGAAAGTAATGATTTGTCTTTTACTTACTTATAGGGATCCTTCACTACTAAGATTTCAACACACTtttgaaacaacaaaaatctggACATCATACACCTATACACAGCTTAGAGTTGGATACACATGCTGGGAGGAGAAACAGCATTTTTCACTGGAAAGCTAGACTCTATCCTCTGCCTGCTTCACACTACACCCAGGGAACGAGGTCACACTAATTTCAGACATCTGCATGTTCCCAGTGCCCGGGACCCTTCCCATCACAGCCAGGGTGGTAAGAGAGGTGTCAGCAACAGGAGGCTCAGGCTGCTCTGCCTTGCAACAGAACAACTGAGCTTTAAAATGCTTCTGGAAGGTTTTGCTCAGCCAGTAGAGAGCAAAGGGGTTTACGCAAGAATTGCTGAAAGCCAGAACCCGAGAgaaaatggtgaaaatgaaatGCATGGCAGAGGGGTCTACATAGGTTTGAGAAGTGAATGAATGGTAGAGGTACAGGAGGTGATTTGGCAACCAGCAGAGGGCAAACAGAGCCACCAACACCAATACCGTTCTGGCAATTCTCTTCCGGGATTCAATCTATAGGGGGAAGAAacatagcaaaaataataataataataataataatttagcagtaagagattttaaaaagtttttctataaatttacaTAGAAATTTACAGTTAATTACAGCTGATTTCCCTTTGAACATGCATTTGTATGCTAACTGCCTGGGATGTGCAGGAAGTCAGCCTGTGACTATATAACACAGCAAGTCAATTGGCATGGTAACCTCTGATCCTGGACTCATTAACTCTAATTCAGATACACCTTCCCCCCTAATTTCGAGATACTCTAGGATGTCTGCAGTTAACTCAAAGAATGCCGTGGAATTCTCCAAAATTTAATGTAATTGAAAACAGAGAGATGCTATACAaaactgctttcactgcatcagCAGAAGCTGGCTAGGTCAGAATATTCTTTTGAGGTCTACGAAAGTTGCCAAGCTTGTATCTAAAATTGTTTTTACTCTATAGGAATTCTAACCATATAGTCAAAGAAATAAACCCAAAATATGCTGTCCTTTGTATGCAAATATAATCCTACTTACATCTATTAATAAGAGAAATGAGCCAAGTTAGGTGAATATATAGCCCGTGGTCACAAATAGAGCAAAGGTAACTGGTTCACATGGGCATTAAATATGCAACTTCAGTCTCATGAGCACTATTGTTAAACTAACTGAATGGATTAGCTCTAAAAAAGGCGCAGTTTTCTGTGTACTGATCAAGGGGTAAATGGAATTATCTCTCCCCCTTCCCCagaagttagaaaaatatttttaattaaatggaaCTATGTTTTGGCAACATTCCTTTTATTCTGTCCATATTTATGAGAGGGGGGCACACCTGGCTCTTGCAGTGCTCTTAATCAAGCTTCTGTGAGTCACCGTGTTCTTGTGCTACTTGCATTCCACTCTTTCCCCTCACTCTTCCCcacctcagtttgctcatctgtgtGTAAGTGGTTTGCACTGAATAGTGTTATGGATTCTTGCCAGTTCTATATGCTATGTGTTTTTATTCTGTTACACTTTCTAAAACAAAAGATGCTTTTCTTCATAGTATCATTTTATGCAGTGTTCCCCACTATTCCATAGGGTAAAAAATTTTGACTACTCTCAAACTTCAATTGTCACCTCTCTAATAGTAGTAGTCCTCCCATTTATTGAAATACTTACTCGGCACCTAAGCATTTCATCTATATCATCTAGtaatcatcttcattttacagataaggaaaccaaggctcagaaaggttaggtaacttgctcaagattacTCAGCTATTATGtgatagagctgggattcaaactggAGCCTATGCTCACAACAAAAATACTACACTGCAATTGCATTTATACACAGGAAGATACAGAGTTACTCACTGTGCAAAAGTAGGAACTTCACTTCTAAATTCAAACTAGATTTGCATGAGTACTGATTAATACATACCTGCTTACGGGCATGGCCTTGTTCCTCAGTAGGTATGTTCAGGGTGCTTTTATAAAGGGTCCTAGCAATCAAAGAATAATAGACAGAGATAATAGAGAGTGGAATAATGTAGAACACTAAGAAGCACAGCAGAGAATGTATTTCTTGCAAGAGCTTCTTAGAGACAGGATAAGAGGTACACGATTCAAATGTCACATTTTTGTTGGGATCTCGAAAAgtatatacatttgaaaatatagcCTCAGGTAGAGCAAATATCATAGACACGATCCAGACGCAGCCAGCTTTTATACAAGTCTTCAGGATGGCATTGGAGGGCTGTCGCTCAAGTGGCTTCACAACTGCCTTGTATCTAGAAACACATAATCAGAGGCAAGGTCCAAATAAATCAAAGTTACCAAATTTTAGGGTGAGAAGTGACCTTAGTGGTCATCCAGTTCTACCCtccatgcatatgtatataacaAAGTCAACATTAACCAACTAGAATTGGCTGTGGTTTTAAATGCACATAATACAtcccaatatttttatttatgctaatCACCTTTTCCATTATTCACTCCTATGAGATATTCCAGATttgcaattttataattttatgtatagaCTCTCTATTTAGgacaaataaacatttatcagcATGATTTCATGTGTGATTCACCACCTGGGTATTACCTTAAGTGTTCTAAAAGACTTCCTTTTGTATAAGTGACTGATGTTAAACtgaattaattttcctttcttcatgACTGAACAGTTACCAACCTTCCTAGAAAAGAATTCCAAGGGTTTATGTGGTAAAGAGGAGAGGATTAATTTCTTCCCCGTTTATAAGTGTTAATTCGTTGCCCAAGCTGATCAGTGGACAGATTTAGGGTGAGGCAAAGTTGCAATCAGAAGTCCTGTGCTGATACAGAGAGATGCCTCCTCATTCAAACAAATCCACCTTAAAATCTACAGTCATTAAGCCAGTCTGCCCTCAAATAGAATATAAGACCAGTCAAagcaaaaatcttaaaaagaCACAGGGAAAGGTTTTCCTCCTCTCGGATTGTAGAATCTGAAGAAGCTATTCCTTCGGGTACTGCCAAACATCGATTACCTACAGGCTTCTTTTAGGCTTTTTAAAGCATCACTTTTAACATTTGGAGCCTcaaattttttcatgtttttatagtTATTCTACAATAGGAACACAGAAAAAACAGAGTACTTGGACTGAAAATATCCTAACACAGAATCTGAACACCCTGACTGCAAGAGGATCTCACACGCTCGCTCCACAGAGCTCTAAGAGTCAACCAAGAttaatttatttctctggaaatGATAATGTCACTGAATGCCTatagagaaaacaaatagaattaCGTGATGACATTACACTAAGTTACCAGGGAGCTGAAAACCTCACCGTTTTCTGCCATTAGCTAATTTgatgaatttcaaataaattagaTGCTTGTGTCTTTTTACCACTCTTCCGATATATAGTAATGCATATGTGGTCAATTTCACACCTATGCTGGTTTTCATGTTGACTATATTGCACCACTAGGCTGCACTAATGTATAaagcatgaattttttttcttttacacctGGAACAATTTGCTTTACTTAATaaactggagaaaaataaaaaccccgTTCAGTATACTTTCGAGCAAACAATAAGAATAAATTATCCATAAAGCATGCAATTTCAACTTCTCCTCCATGCTAACACAGAAATTTTAACATTCTTAcactaacttttattttaaatgccacCAGATTTTTCAATCTCACATCCACGTTACAGAGTGTGAGAAAAGCAGAATAGTAGCCAGTAAATGCTAAGTAcaagctttcctttctttttgcccAATTTCACATCCTGGCAAATATAACAGAGAAAAGAAACTCACCTGTCAGCGCTGAGAATTGTTAACGTGAACACTGACACACCAACAGAAGTGAGCCGGATGAAAGAGAGCACCTTACAACCAATTCTTCCGAACAGCCATCCTTCTGCAAGGTAGTGGGTTGCATCCACTGGCACACAAGTTAGCAGAAGTAAAAGATCTCCAAAAGCCAGGctggtgatgaaaatatttggaaCTGTTTGCATGGATTTGGTCTTGAAAAAGACTTTGATGAGAATAGCATTTCCAAGGATGCCCACTGAAATGATCACAGCATAAGTAATATAGATGGCACACAATGCTTCTATTCCTGGAGAGTTGTCCCCGCTCCGTCCTTTATTTGTGTTATCGTTAGAAACCACAGAGCTTGATTCTGTGTCATTTGTGATTGAAATTAAAGTCTGATTAGGTGAGTGAGGCTGCCTTTGAGCCATTTcttctgaagactgtgtctttaatatttcttcttctcaGTTCAAATACAGTGATTGTCACGTCCAATGCCTACGTCTAGTAACGAGATGGTATTaggagaacagaacagaacagaatggaaagaaaatcCAAGACATCCGGATACTCCTTTGCTTCAGTTCTGTGTGTCTCCCAGCATGCTTGGCTAAATGCTTACCCATCTGGCACTGAAGAGTAGGAGGTGGAGTTTTATTGGCGTGTCCTGTCATAAGGagagggagggggctggggaaATGCTCTGCAGTTGCTTATTCTTCCCTGTTGGGGAATCTTGGGACCAACTAGACCTTATTAAATCATCTTATTGATTATTAGAATCACCGTGTTTTCATGTCTACCCAGGATGGTCTATATaggttttgtcaatttttttttagaaaaaaaccaTTTATCCCCCTGCAATCACATGGTAGTCTAGTGCATTTTCATTTACATGATAAATAAGTGTAGGTGTCCCCTGAAGCACAACCTTGAACCCACTCCTCAAAATTTAATATCAGAGAGATGGTGAAGCAGCAAATCATTTACACTTTGACAGGGTTGATGTCACCTCCAAAGAGTGATAATTCAGGTCacttgggcttaatacctagctCTGTCACATGGTAACCCCCAACTTTGCAATTATTCAGACTGTGCTGTACAATATCAAAacaacctttttattttattttattttatttttttttgaggtggatctcgctctgtcactcaggctggagtgcagtggctcgatctcggctcactgcaacctccgcctcctgggttcaaacaattctcccgcctcagcctcctgagtaggtgggattacaggcacctgccaccatgcccagctaatttttatatttttagtagagacagggtttcaccattttggccaggctggtcttgaactcctgacctcaggcaatccgcccgcctcggcctcccaaagtgctgggattacaggcatgagccaccacacccggccaaaacaACCTTTAAGAGATGAAAAATCCAGGCACAGCACCAGTTGCTTTGTCTCTAAATGTCCTAATAAAACCACTTTTACTGTTTGATGGTCTGTTTTAAtgccatgttttttgtttttttttttaaagagctgttTAGGATTTTTCTCTCTAGAAATGGTTAAAGGGAACCTAAACTGCCTTATGCCAAAGCAAAACAATACAGAACATCACTGCTCAAGCTCCTGACACAAAAGAACTTTTAAGAATGAAAATCAttatttgcagatgaagaaatgcCATCGGTGACTTCGGGGATAATGGGCATGTAGATGATGTTTACATCAATTGAAAGAAGCACATATTTAAGGCAATCACCTCAGTACCAGCCAGATAAGCTACTTTTTACAGAAAACATAACCATGTGCTTTATATGTATGTGTTCGTGGAGGGGGGGCACTGTCTGGGAGCAGGAGGCTAGCAGTTGGAGTGTAGTTAGTAATTGAAGCTGCTAAGAAATATTCTCTGAAATTATCAAATGCAATGCATAATGTCTCAGCTAGAAACCGTGTAGTGAGGTGTTCATAAATATAACCATATTAGAAAGTAGTCTGGGGAGCAAAATGAAAAAGAGCAAAGTATTTGGCTAGCTAGTGAACAGGGGGAACAACAAAGGTTGTTCTTTATACTTAGTAGGGGCAACCAGTTCTTCAGAGAAAGTGAAGTGGATGAATTGAATCAATTACCTGCTTAATTTCATGAAGGGTGGAAGACAGATGTGGTTTAAGTCCCCCAAACCACACCTATCCCCCACCCTTTATAAGTTATCGCCACAGCTTGAATCACTCAGCTAAATAACTGCCTTTGATGGGAATGGGGGTGCGCGGAGTGTTTGCATAAACCCAAGTTCCTAAGCTTTCAGATATATACACTTTAGTAATTTCATACACTGGGCAGGTTCTTTAAGATTGTCTCTACAGAAAAGGGCTCCTTAAAGGGTTCACATcttgttctcagcaaactagtgATAAAATCTCCCTCGGAATCCTGTGTATCATTTACCAAGGAGCAAACCATGTCTCACTATTCACACCACAGTCGATCTCCATGCAGCACTGTTTTGTAAGTTCTGTAATGCTTGCATGTGATTTCTGAGATTATCTGAATTCCCAGATCTCACTCATGCTTTCAGCAGGCTGCAGCCACTGGAatactttttcttctccctcttccttctgaTCAGGAGCGGTCAGGAGAGAGTAGTTGTGTTGGAGTAATACTGGAGCAGTGGGGGTCTTAGATCTCTAGAATTCCAGGATCCCAGAATATCAGAGATGGAAGTGACCCTAGACATGACAAAATCAAAtgctctcattttacagaggcaGAAATGAGGTCCAGAGTAGGGAAAGTATCCCACCCAAAGTCTCACAAGTTCTCAACAGAACTGATGAAACACAGATTCTCTTTGACTTCTGAAAGGTTAAAAATCAGTGACAAGAGATGAAAAACACTCAGTTCCTGACAATGAGCCATATTTGCTCATTTGGCATTGTAGGCTTAGGTTTTCTACGTGTTCTATTAACCAAAGAACAAGAGATTTCCAGGCTAACCAGTGATTCATGATAGATAATTTAAATGCATTTGCTTTTATATCTCTTTTACAACCTTATAATTCACTCGCAAAAGATAACCATGTCTTGTTAATCATTTTTAGCTAGGCACTTGGCCTATACAAAATGATgaaatccttttttgtttttagtacttAAGTAGTCGATATTATCATCCAAGATTTTCAAAACAACTACCTGGTTCTAGATTAAGGAATTATAATACAATCCTAACGCAGCTTTTTAACTCAAAAAAGTATAAGAAGTTGGACGAGTAAGTTACCAATTTTCTGAAGTTGTGTTTTCTGGTTCACAGCCCAGTTTAGTTGGTattgtgaaaatgtttttttaaatctctaaggAGCTGGGCATCTAAGGGTGCTGAAgcacctctacctctcaggtggtggggagagggg encodes:
- the LOC105481374 gene encoding bombesin receptor subtype-3, whose protein sequence is MAQRQPHSPNQTLISITNDTESSSVVSNDNTNKGRSGDNSPGIEALCAIYITYAVIISVGILGNAILIKVFFKTKSMQTVPNIFITSLAFGDLLLLLTCVPVDATHYLAEGWLFGRIGCKVLSFIRLTSVGVSVFTLTILSADRYKAVVKPLERQPSNAILKTCIKAGCVWIVSMIFALPEAIFSNVYTFRDPNKNVTFESCTSYPVSKKLLQEIHSLLCFLVFYIIPLSIISVYYSLIARTLYKSTLNIPTEEQGHARKQIESRKRIARTVLVLVALFALCWLPNHLLYLYHSFTSQTYVDPSAMHFIFTIFSRVLAFSNSCVNPFALYWLSKTFQKHFKAQLFCCKAEQPEPPVADTSLTTLAVMGRVPGTGNMQMSEISVTSFPGCSVKQAEDRV